From one Pseudomonas sp. S35 genomic stretch:
- a CDS encoding arginyltransferase has translation MTELARLKFYATQAHSCSYLPDEQATTLFLDPSQPMDVHVYADLSEMGFRRSGDHLYRPHCQNCNACVPARLPVAQFLPDRNQKRILKRNADLTVTSSKPRFTEEYFDLYQRYIEQRHADGDMFPPSRDQFSTFLVRDLPFSRFYEFRAQGRLLAVAVTDLLPNGLSAVYTFYEPTEERRSLGRFAILWQIGEALRQELEAVYLGYWIKNCKKMSYKTQYRPIELLINQRWVTLN, from the coding sequence ATGACCGAGTTGGCGCGTTTGAAGTTTTATGCCACTCAAGCCCACTCTTGCAGCTATCTGCCGGACGAGCAGGCCACCACACTGTTCCTCGACCCCAGCCAGCCGATGGACGTGCACGTGTATGCCGACCTTTCGGAAATGGGCTTTCGGCGCAGCGGCGACCATCTGTACCGGCCCCATTGCCAGAACTGTAATGCCTGCGTGCCGGCACGCCTGCCCGTGGCGCAGTTCCTGCCGGACCGCAACCAGAAGCGCATCCTCAAGCGCAACGCCGACCTGACGGTGACATCGAGCAAGCCTCGGTTTACCGAGGAATATTTCGACCTGTACCAACGCTATATCGAGCAACGGCACGCCGACGGCGACATGTTCCCGCCGAGCCGTGACCAGTTCTCCACGTTCCTGGTACGCGACCTGCCTTTCTCACGCTTCTATGAATTTCGCGCGCAGGGCCGCCTGCTGGCTGTCGCCGTGACCGACTTGCTGCCTAACGGCCTGTCGGCGGTCTACACCTTCTACGAGCCGACCGAGGAACGCCGCAGCCTCGGGCGCTTTGCGATCCTCTGGCAAATCGGCGAAGCACTGCGCCAGGAACTGGAAGCGGTCTACCTCGGATACTGGATCAAGAACTGCAAAAAGATGAGCTACAAGACCCAATATCGCCCCATTGAGCTGCTAATTAATCAAAGATGGGTCACGCTTAACTAG
- the infA gene encoding translation initiation factor IF-1 — MSKEDSFEMEGTVVDTLPNTMFRVELENGHVVTAHISGKMRKNYIRILTGDKVRVELTPYDLSKGRITYRAR, encoded by the coding sequence ATGTCGAAAGAAGACAGCTTCGAAATGGAAGGCACTGTCGTCGACACCCTGCCCAACACCATGTTTCGTGTGGAGTTGGAAAATGGGCACGTCGTAACCGCGCATATCTCCGGCAAGATGCGCAAGAACTACATTCGTATTCTTACCGGTGACAAAGTGCGCGTCGAGCTGACGCCCTATGACTTGAGCAAAGGGCGCATCACTTACCGCGCTCGCTAA
- the clpA gene encoding ATP-dependent Clp protease ATP-binding subunit ClpA, which yields MLNRELEVTLNLAFKEARSKRHEFMTVEHLLLALLDNEAAATVLRACGANLDKLKHDLQEFIDSTTPLIPVHDEDRETQPTLGFQRVLQRAVFHVQSSGKREVTGANVLVAIFSEQESQAVFLLKQQSVARIDVVNYIAHGISKVPGHGDHSEGEQDMQDEEGGESSSSSNPLDAYASNLNELARQGRIDPLVGRELEVERVAQILARRRKNNPLLVGEAGVGKTAIAEGLAKRIVDNQVPDLLANSVVYSLDLGALLAGTKYRGDFEKRFKALLGELKKRPQAILFIDEIHTIIGAGAASGGVMDASNLLKPLLSSGDIRCIGSTTFQEFRGIFEKDRALARRFQKVDVSEPSVEDTIGILRGLKGRFEAHHGIEYTDEALRAAAELASRYINDRHMPDKAIDVIDEAGAYQRLQPVEKRVKRIDVPQVEDIVAKIARIPPKHVNSSDKELLRNLERDLKLTVFGQDAAIDALSTAIKLSRAGLKSPDKPVGSFLFAGPTGVGKTEAARQLAKAMGIELVRFDMSEYMERHTVSRLIGAPPGYVGFDQGGLLTEAITKQPHCVLLLDEIEKAHPEVFNLLLQVMDHGTLTDNNGRKADFRNVIVIMTTNAGAETAARASIGFTHQDHSSDAMEVIKKSFTPEFRNRLDTIIQFGRLSHEVIKSVVDKFLTELQAQLEDKRVQLDVTEAARSWIAEGGYDAAMGARPMARLIQDKIKRPLAEEILFGELSDHGGVVHIDLKDGELTFEFETTAEMA from the coding sequence ATGTTAAACCGCGAGCTCGAAGTCACCCTCAATCTTGCCTTCAAGGAGGCTCGTTCGAAGCGTCATGAATTCATGACCGTCGAACACCTTTTGCTGGCACTTTTGGATAACGAAGCTGCCGCCACCGTTTTGCGTGCGTGCGGCGCCAACCTCGACAAACTCAAGCATGATCTGCAGGAGTTTATCGACTCCACCACGCCACTGATCCCCGTGCATGACGAGGACCGCGAAACCCAGCCAACCCTGGGCTTCCAGCGGGTATTGCAGCGTGCTGTTTTCCACGTACAGAGCTCCGGTAAGCGTGAAGTCACAGGCGCCAATGTGCTTGTGGCGATTTTCAGCGAACAGGAAAGCCAGGCCGTGTTCCTGCTCAAGCAGCAGAGCGTTGCCCGTATTGATGTCGTTAACTACATCGCCCACGGTATCTCCAAGGTGCCTGGGCACGGCGATCATTCCGAGGGTGAGCAGGATATGCAGGACGAGGAGGGTGGTGAGTCTTCTTCTTCAAGCAACCCGCTGGATGCTTATGCCAGCAACCTTAACGAGCTGGCGCGCCAAGGGCGGATCGATCCGCTGGTGGGGCGTGAGCTCGAGGTCGAGCGTGTGGCGCAGATTCTTGCGCGTCGTCGCAAGAACAATCCGTTGTTGGTGGGCGAAGCGGGCGTGGGTAAAACCGCGATTGCCGAAGGCCTGGCCAAGCGCATCGTCGACAACCAGGTGCCAGACCTGCTGGCCAACAGTGTCGTCTACTCCCTTGATCTGGGCGCGTTGCTCGCCGGGACCAAGTACCGTGGCGATTTCGAAAAGCGCTTCAAGGCGCTACTCGGCGAGCTGAAAAAACGCCCGCAGGCCATTTTGTTCATCGATGAAATCCATACCATCATTGGTGCCGGTGCGGCGTCTGGTGGGGTGATGGATGCTTCTAACCTGCTCAAGCCGCTGCTGTCGTCGGGTGATATTCGCTGCATTGGTTCGACCACGTTCCAGGAGTTCCGGGGCATCTTCGAGAAAGACCGTGCCTTGGCGCGTCGCTTCCAGAAAGTCGACGTATCCGAGCCATCGGTCGAAGACACCATAGGCATCCTGCGTGGTCTGAAGGGGCGTTTCGAAGCGCATCATGGCATCGAGTACACCGACGAGGCCTTGCGTGCCGCTGCAGAGTTGGCGTCGCGCTACATCAATGACCGGCACATGCCGGACAAGGCCATCGACGTAATCGACGAGGCGGGCGCCTACCAGCGCCTGCAGCCGGTCGAGAAACGTGTGAAGCGCATCGATGTTCCTCAGGTCGAGGACATCGTGGCGAAGATCGCACGCATTCCGCCAAAACACGTCAACAGTTCCGACAAGGAGCTGCTGCGTAACCTGGAGCGTGACCTCAAGCTCACCGTGTTTGGTCAGGATGCAGCCATTGATGCTTTGTCTACCGCGATCAAGCTGTCGCGTGCGGGGCTCAAATCGCCGGACAAGCCGGTCGGTTCGTTCCTGTTCGCCGGTCCTACCGGTGTCGGCAAGACCGAAGCAGCGCGGCAGTTGGCCAAAGCGATGGGTATCGAGTTGGTGCGGTTCGACATGTCCGAGTACATGGAGCGTCACACCGTGTCGCGTCTGATCGGTGCGCCTCCGGGCTATGTCGGTTTCGATCAGGGCGGTCTGTTGACCGAAGCGATCACCAAGCAGCCGCATTGCGTATTGTTGCTCGATGAAATCGAGAAGGCTCACCCGGAAGTCTTCAACTTGCTGTTGCAGGTTATGGATCATGGCACCTTGACCGACAACAACGGGCGCAAGGCGGATTTCCGCAATGTGATCGTGATCATGACCACCAACGCCGGTGCCGAAACGGCCGCGCGAGCGTCGATTGGTTTTACCCATCAGGATCACTCGTCTGATGCGATGGAAGTGATCAAGAAGAGCTTCACGCCGGAATTCCGTAACCGCCTGGACACCATTATCCAGTTTGGTCGCCTCAGCCATGAGGTTATCAAGAGCGTGGTGGACAAGTTCCTTACCGAGCTTCAGGCGCAGCTGGAAGACAAGCGCGTGCAGTTGGATGTCACGGAAGCGGCGCGCAGCTGGATCGCCGAGGGTGGCTACGATGCGGCAATGGGCGCTCGCCCAATGGCGCGTCTGATCCAGGACAAGATCAAGCGGCCATTGGCTGAAGAGATCCTGTTCGGCGAACTCTCCGATCATGGTGGTGTGGTGCATATCGACCTGAAGGATGGCGAGCTGACCTTCGAGTTCGAAACCACCGCCGAAATGGCCTGA
- the clpS gene encoding ATP-dependent Clp protease adapter ClpS, with protein sequence MHAISQIRLTFNQDRPDHEHDDDGSAGIAVQEAKPALQAPPMYKVVLFNDDYTPMDFVVEVLEVFFNLNRELATKVMLAVHTEGRAVCGVFTRDIAETKAMQVNQYARESQHPLLCEIEKDG encoded by the coding sequence ATGCATGCAATCAGCCAGATTCGACTAACATTCAATCAGGATCGACCGGATCACGAACACGATGACGACGGTTCTGCAGGCATTGCTGTTCAGGAGGCCAAGCCTGCTTTACAGGCGCCGCCGATGTACAAGGTGGTTTTGTTCAATGATGACTACACACCGATGGATTTCGTGGTCGAAGTGCTCGAGGTGTTTTTTAACCTGAACCGCGAGTTGGCGACCAAGGTAATGCTGGCCGTTCACACAGAAGGACGGGCAGTATGTGGAGTGTTTACCCGTGACATCGCCGAGACAAAGGCCATGCAGGTCAACCAGTACGCCAGGGAAAGCCAGCATCCGCTACTCTGTGAAATCGAGAAGGACGGTTAA
- the cspD gene encoding cold shock domain-containing protein CspD, protein MSGVKISGKVKWFNNAKGYGFVNEAGKTEDLFAHYSAIAMEGYKTLKAGQSVEFEIIQGPKGLHAVAICAICAGAPGKPHDETHEEKHKTDKLGQSKKKQLA, encoded by the coding sequence ATGTCTGGCGTCAAGATCAGTGGCAAGGTCAAGTGGTTCAACAATGCCAAAGGATATGGCTTTGTTAACGAGGCAGGGAAAACCGAGGACCTTTTTGCTCATTATTCAGCGATCGCGATGGAAGGATACAAGACGCTGAAAGCGGGCCAATCAGTGGAGTTTGAAATTATTCAAGGACCCAAGGGCCTGCACGCTGTAGCAATTTGTGCAATTTGCGCGGGTGCGCCCGGCAAACCCCATGACGAGACACACGAAGAGAAGCACAAGACAGATAAACTCGGCCAATCAAAAAAGAAACAACTTGCATAA
- the icd gene encoding NADP-dependent isocitrate dehydrogenase encodes MGYKKIQVPAVGDKITVNADHSLNVPDQPIIPYIEGDGIGVDISPVMIKVVDAAVEKAYGGKRKISWMEVYAGEKATQVYDQDTWLPQETLDAVKDYVVSIKGPLTTPVGGGIRSLNVALRQQLDLYVCLRPVRWFEGVPSPVKKPGDVDMTIFRENSEDIYAGIEWKAGSPEAIKVIKFLKEEMGVTKIRFDQDCGIGVKPVSKEGTKRLARKALQYVVDNDRESLTIVHKGNIMKFTEGAFKEWAYEVAAEEFGATLLDGGPWMQFKNPRTGKNVVVKDAIADAMLQQILLRPAEYDVIATLNLNGDYLSDALAAEVGGIGIAPGANLSDTVAMFEATHGTAPKYAGKDQVNPGSLILSAEMMLRHMGWTEAADLIIKGTNGAISAKTVTYDFERLMDGAKLVSSSGFGDALISHM; translated from the coding sequence ATGGGATACAAGAAGATTCAGGTTCCGGCAGTCGGCGACAAAATCACCGTCAATGCAGACCATTCTCTCAATGTTCCTGACCAACCGATCATCCCTTACATCGAAGGTGACGGTATTGGCGTCGACATCAGCCCGGTGATGATCAAGGTGGTCGACGCAGCTGTTGAAAAGGCCTACGGCGGCAAGCGCAAAATCTCGTGGATGGAGGTGTACGCCGGCGAAAAGGCGACTCAAGTCTACGACCAGGACACCTGGCTGCCACAGGAAACCCTGGACGCGGTCAAGGATTATGTGGTGTCCATCAAGGGCCCACTGACCACACCCGTCGGTGGTGGTATTCGTTCGCTGAACGTCGCCCTGCGCCAGCAACTCGACCTTTATGTGTGCCTGCGCCCGGTGCGCTGGTTCGAAGGTGTGCCTAGCCCCGTCAAGAAGCCTGGCGACGTGGACATGACCATCTTTCGCGAAAACTCCGAAGATATTTACGCCGGGATCGAATGGAAGGCGGGCTCGCCGGAAGCGATCAAGGTGATCAAGTTCCTCAAGGAAGAAATGGGCGTCACCAAGATCCGTTTCGACCAAGATTGCGGGATCGGCGTGAAGCCGGTGTCCAAAGAGGGCACTAAGCGCCTTGCGCGCAAGGCCTTACAATATGTGGTGGATAACGATCGGGAATCGCTGACGATCGTGCACAAAGGCAACATCATGAAGTTCACCGAAGGTGCCTTCAAGGAGTGGGCCTATGAAGTGGCGGCTGAGGAATTCGGCGCGACGCTGCTTGATGGTGGCCCATGGATGCAGTTCAAGAACCCGAGGACCGGCAAGAATGTGGTGGTCAAGGACGCCATTGCCGATGCCATGCTCCAGCAGATCCTGCTGCGTCCGGCTGAATATGACGTCATCGCCACCCTTAACCTCAATGGTGATTACCTGTCCGACGCCCTGGCAGCTGAAGTGGGCGGCATAGGTATTGCGCCGGGCGCCAACCTGTCCGACACCGTGGCCATGTTCGAGGCGACTCACGGGACTGCGCCTAAGTATGCAGGCAAGGACCAGGTCAATCCTGGGTCGTTGATTCTGTCGGCAGAGATGATGCTGCGCCATATGGGCTGGACCGAAGCGGCCGACCTGATCATCAAGGGTACCAATGGCGCGATTTCGGCCAAGACGGTGACTTATGATTTCGAGCGTTTGATGGACGGTGCGAAGTTGGTGTCGTCATCGGGCTTTGGTGATGCGTTGATTTCGCATATGTAA
- a CDS encoding NADP-dependent isocitrate dehydrogenase has translation MPTRSKIIYTFTDEAPALATYSLLPIVEAFTASADIAVETRDISLAARILASFPEQLGTKAVPDHLAELGDLAVTPEANIIKLPNISASTPQLQAAIKELQAQGYALPDYPETVTTDAEKETRARYDKVKGSAVNPVLREGNSDRRAPLSVKNYARKHPHKMGAWAADSKSHIAHMSNGDFYGSEKAVQIEAADAVKIELVGKDGTTTVLKEKTSAQAGEILDSAVLSKNALRTFIAAEIEDAKKQGVLLSVHLKATMMKVSDPIMFGQIVAEFYKDALAKHAVVLEQIGFNLNNGIGDLYARIKALPADQQAQIEADIQAVYAARPSLAMVNSDKGITNLHVPSDVIVDASMPAMIRDSGKMWGTDGQLHDTKAVIPDRCYATIYQAVIEDCKANGAFDPTTMGSVPNVGLMAKKAEEYGSHDKTFQIKADGVVRITDSKGNLLMEQAVEAGDIFRMCQTKDAPIQDWVKLAVNRARASDTPAIFWLDPKRAHDGVVVEKVQAYLKDHNTEGLDIRIMAPVDAMKFTLERTRKGLDTISVTGNVLRDYLTDLFPIMELGTSAKMLSIVPLMNGGGLFETGAGGSAPKHVQQLVEENFLRWDSLGEFLALAASLEHLGVTYNNPKALVLSKTLDQATGQFLDNNKSPSRKVGNIDNRGSHFYLALYWAQALAAQAEDTALQAQFSELAKTLAENEATIVAELNAVQGKPVDIGGYYAPNPELTSKAMRPSNTLNAAIAKLK, from the coding sequence ATGCCCACCCGCTCGAAGATCATCTACACCTTCACCGACGAAGCCCCTGCCCTCGCCACCTATTCACTGCTGCCTATCGTAGAGGCCTTCACCGCTTCCGCTGATATTGCCGTGGAAACCCGCGACATCTCCCTCGCCGCGCGCATCCTCGCAAGCTTCCCCGAGCAACTGGGCACCAAGGCCGTACCGGACCACCTCGCCGAACTGGGCGACCTGGCCGTTACCCCTGAAGCCAACATCATCAAGCTGCCTAACATCAGCGCCTCGACCCCGCAGCTGCAAGCCGCGATCAAGGAACTGCAGGCCCAGGGCTACGCCCTGCCGGACTACCCGGAAACCGTAACCACCGACGCGGAAAAAGAAACCCGTGCACGTTACGACAAGGTCAAGGGCAGCGCCGTGAACCCGGTACTGCGCGAAGGCAACTCCGACCGCCGCGCACCGCTGTCGGTCAAGAACTATGCACGCAAGCACCCGCACAAAATGGGCGCCTGGGCTGCCGATTCGAAATCTCACATCGCTCACATGAGCAACGGCGACTTCTACGGCAGCGAAAAAGCCGTACAGATCGAAGCTGCTGATGCTGTCAAAATTGAGCTGGTCGGCAAGGATGGCACCACCACCGTCCTGAAAGAAAAGACCAGCGCTCAAGCAGGCGAAATCCTCGACAGCGCCGTGCTGAGCAAGAACGCGCTGCGTACGTTCATCGCCGCAGAAATCGAAGACGCCAAGAAACAGGGCGTGCTGCTGTCGGTTCACCTCAAAGCCACCATGATGAAGGTCTCCGACCCGATCATGTTCGGCCAGATCGTTGCCGAGTTCTATAAAGATGCCCTGGCCAAGCACGCTGTCGTGCTGGAGCAGATCGGCTTCAACCTGAACAACGGCATCGGCGACCTGTACGCACGCATCAAGGCCCTGCCGGCCGACCAGCAAGCGCAGATCGAAGCTGACATCCAGGCGGTCTACGCCGCTCGCCCTTCCCTGGCGATGGTCAACTCCGATAAAGGCATCACCAACCTGCACGTGCCAAGCGACGTCATCGTCGACGCCTCGATGCCTGCCATGATCCGTGACTCCGGCAAGATGTGGGGCACCGACGGCCAACTGCACGACACCAAGGCCGTGATCCCGGATCGCTGCTACGCCACCATCTACCAAGCCGTCATCGAAGACTGCAAGGCCAATGGCGCGTTCGATCCAACCACCATGGGCAGCGTGCCAAACGTTGGCCTGATGGCGAAAAAAGCCGAAGAGTACGGCTCCCACGACAAGACCTTCCAGATCAAGGCTGATGGCGTAGTCCGCATCACCGACAGCAAGGGCAACCTGCTGATGGAACAGGCCGTCGAAGCCGGCGACATCTTCCGCATGTGCCAGACCAAAGACGCGCCGATCCAGGATTGGGTCAAGCTTGCCGTCAACCGTGCCCGCGCCAGCGACACTCCAGCGATCTTCTGGCTGGACCCTAAGCGTGCGCACGACGGTGTCGTGGTCGAGAAAGTTCAGGCCTACCTGAAAGACCACAACACCGAAGGCCTGGACATCCGCATCATGGCGCCGGTCGACGCGATGAAGTTCACCCTGGAGCGCACCCGCAAGGGCCTGGACACCATCTCGGTGACCGGTAACGTACTGCGCGACTACCTGACCGACCTGTTCCCGATCATGGAACTGGGCACCAGCGCCAAGATGCTGTCGATCGTGCCGCTGATGAACGGCGGTGGCCTGTTCGAAACCGGCGCCGGCGGTTCGGCACCGAAGCATGTGCAGCAACTGGTTGAAGAGAACTTCCTGCGCTGGGATTCCCTGGGCGAGTTCCTGGCCCTGGCCGCATCCCTTGAGCATTTGGGTGTTACCTACAACAACCCGAAAGCCCTGGTACTGTCCAAGACCCTGGACCAGGCCACCGGCCAGTTCCTCGACAACAACAAGTCGCCATCGCGCAAAGTCGGCAACATCGACAACCGCGGCAGCCACTTCTACCTGGCGCTGTACTGGGCTCAAGCCCTGGCCGCCCAGGCCGAAGACACTGCACTGCAAGCGCAATTCAGCGAACTGGCAAAAACCCTGGCCGAGAACGAAGCAACCATCGTTGCCGAACTCAACGCCGTACAGGGCAAGCCAGTGGACATCGGTGGCTACTACGCGCCGAACCCAGAGCTGACCAGCAAGGCCATGCGCCCAAGCAACACCCTCAATGCGGCGATTGCCAAGTTGAAGTAA
- a CDS encoding LysR family transcriptional regulator: MRVNFDIQSLRSFLKVAELGSFTRAAQALSLTQPAISQQIRRMEDLLGVELFARDNRQVLLTLEGERLTGYAQQIVSVNDKVGSLFDASRSQESVTLGIPEYFSEEIVQRIIPAVALEMPSVRIVVKVARSMLLSQAFSEGDIDIGLMIDELQKVAGEPLHALSLRWLGGEHAVPPVEGQEVLLALFKAPCVFRSLAVRRLEESGIRWRCVYESEDLMSLRSAVQAGVGVTLLPWFAQVQGLKNLEVFDHLPALPGFGVELKQRVGWEPWYKPQLLAIIEAAWRAEYGAL; the protein is encoded by the coding sequence ATGAGAGTCAATTTTGATATTCAATCGCTGCGCAGCTTTCTCAAGGTGGCGGAGTTGGGCAGTTTTACTCGGGCCGCGCAGGCGTTGAGCCTGACCCAGCCGGCGATCAGTCAGCAGATCAGGCGAATGGAGGATCTGCTGGGTGTCGAACTCTTTGCTCGTGACAATCGTCAAGTGTTGCTCACTTTGGAAGGCGAGCGCCTGACCGGCTACGCCCAGCAAATCGTGAGTGTTAACGACAAAGTGGGCAGTCTGTTTGATGCAAGTCGCTCCCAGGAGTCGGTGACGCTGGGCATACCCGAATATTTCAGCGAAGAGATCGTGCAGCGCATTATTCCTGCTGTGGCTCTTGAGATGCCGTCCGTACGAATCGTGGTCAAGGTTGCGCGCTCGATGTTGCTTTCTCAGGCATTCAGCGAGGGTGACATTGATATTGGCCTGATGATCGACGAGTTGCAAAAAGTCGCCGGGGAGCCACTGCATGCGCTTTCGTTGCGGTGGCTGGGTGGCGAACATGCGGTGCCGCCGGTAGAGGGGCAAGAGGTTTTGCTTGCGTTGTTCAAGGCGCCTTGTGTGTTCAGGAGTCTGGCGGTTCGGCGTCTTGAGGAGAGTGGCATCCGGTGGCGCTGTGTGTATGAGTCCGAGGACCTGATGTCGTTGCGTTCCGCAGTTCAAGCAGGGGTCGGTGTAACGCTTTTACCCTGGTTTGCACAGGTACAGGGCCTGAAAAACCTTGAGGTGTTTGATCATCTGCCGGCGCTGCCGGGGTTTGGCGTCGAGCTCAAGCAAAGGGTGGGCTGGGAGCCATGGTACAAGCCGCAGTTGCTGGCGATCATCGAGGCGGCCTGGCGTGCGGAATACGGCGCTTTATAA
- a CDS encoding DMT family transporter has product MNPIAHKSYEVRLTSPLPIAFILLWSSGYIGGAFGVRYGEPFTMTFYRFALAALVFLGVALAIKAEWPRRLTPYLHAAAVGLLLQALQFGGLYTGISQGVPAGQAALIVGLMPVFVVIGAYFCLGEQLSWRDLPGSILGVGGVAIVVGSSFFGAQASIGGYGAVGLALIGITLGTLYQKCFLGGVNLWVGCFIQMVTASLVMLLLAYTTETMQVTQWVPFAASVAWITVMNSVGALTLLYLMIRRGEASKATNLFHVIPAVTQIMASMVLGEMPSAVAILGFVVSGAGVYWMNHGRAR; this is encoded by the coding sequence ATGAACCCGATTGCCCACAAAAGCTACGAAGTGCGCCTTACATCGCCATTACCTATTGCCTTCATCCTGTTGTGGAGTTCCGGCTACATTGGCGGTGCTTTTGGTGTGCGTTATGGCGAGCCGTTCACCATGACGTTCTACCGGTTTGCCCTGGCTGCTCTGGTATTCCTGGGAGTAGCGCTCGCCATCAAGGCCGAGTGGCCCAGGCGGCTTACACCTTACCTTCACGCGGCAGCCGTGGGCTTGCTCTTGCAGGCGCTGCAATTTGGCGGCCTGTATACCGGGATAAGTCAGGGCGTCCCGGCTGGGCAAGCTGCGCTGATTGTCGGTTTGATGCCCGTATTTGTTGTGATCGGCGCCTACTTCTGTTTGGGCGAGCAATTGAGCTGGCGCGACTTGCCAGGCTCGATCCTGGGTGTGGGCGGCGTGGCCATTGTGGTCGGCAGCAGTTTTTTTGGTGCACAGGCGTCAATCGGCGGTTATGGCGCGGTGGGGCTGGCGCTGATAGGCATCACCCTTGGCACGCTTTATCAGAAATGTTTCCTCGGTGGTGTCAACCTGTGGGTGGGCTGTTTCATTCAGATGGTCACCGCATCGCTGGTCATGTTACTGCTGGCCTATACCACCGAGACCATGCAGGTGACGCAGTGGGTGCCCTTCGCTGCTTCGGTAGCGTGGATCACTGTAATGAACTCGGTCGGCGCGCTGACTCTGCTGTACCTGATGATTCGGCGGGGGGAGGCGAGTAAGGCGACGAACTTGTTTCATGTGATCCCGGCTGTCACGCAGATCATGGCGTCGATGGTGTTGGGAGAGATGCCGAGTGCGGTGGCGATTCTCGGGTTCGTTGTGTCAGGGGCTGGGGTTTATTGGATGAATCATGGGCGGGCCAGGTAG
- a CDS encoding NUDIX hydrolase, which yields MTWQPHITVATIVEDNGKFLMVEELKGGRAVLNQPAGHLDPHETLTDAAVRETLEETGWDVEATGIVGIYLYTAPSNGVTYQRVCFIAKALKHHPDYQLDDGILRARWLSRDELMAVREDWRSELIIRCIDDYLAGQRHSLELIRPSL from the coding sequence ATGACCTGGCAACCCCACATCACCGTCGCCACCATCGTCGAAGACAACGGCAAGTTCCTGATGGTCGAAGAACTCAAGGGCGGCCGCGCCGTACTCAACCAGCCTGCCGGCCACCTCGACCCGCATGAAACCCTTACCGACGCCGCCGTGCGCGAAACCCTCGAAGAAACTGGCTGGGACGTCGAAGCCACCGGCATCGTCGGCATCTACCTGTACACCGCCCCAAGCAACGGCGTGACCTATCAACGTGTCTGCTTTATTGCCAAAGCCCTGAAACACCACCCCGACTATCAACTCGACGACGGCATCCTGCGCGCCCGCTGGCTGAGCCGTGACGAGCTGATGGCCGTACGCGAGGACTGGCGCAGTGAGCTGATCATCCGCTGTATCGATGATTATCTGGCCGGCCAGCGTCACAGTCTCGAATTGATCCGCCCTTCTCTTTAG